One genomic segment of Oenanthe melanoleuca isolate GR-GAL-2019-014 chromosome 5, OMel1.0, whole genome shotgun sequence includes these proteins:
- the LRRC55 gene encoding leucine-rich repeat-containing protein 55, with product MLLGPWLLAAAAAVAAAGAGCPVLCSCRGQAVDCSGQRLFSVPPELPLDTGNLSLAHNRIASIPPGYLGCYGQLRALDLRNNSLAALPAGLFRGARRLAHLDLSYNNFSLVPADMFREASALLRLDLSHNPGLRRVHPQAFRGLAQLRELDLSHGGLAALSLDALEGLPGLVGLRLGGNPWLCGCAMEPLLKWLRGRIQRCSSDSQQAECWAPPEVAGAPLLSLTEESFQACHLTLTLDDYLFIAFVGFVVSIASVATNFLLGITANCCHRWSKASEDEDV from the exons ATGCTGCTGGGCCCCTGGCtgctggcggcggcggcggccgtggcggcggcgggcgcgggctGCCCGGTGCTGTGCAGCTGCCGCGGGCAGGCGGTGGACTGCAGCGGGCAGCGCCTCTTCTCCGTGCCCCCCGAGCTGCCGCTGGACACGGGCAACCTGAGCCTGGCGCACAACCGCATCGCCAGCATCCCGCCGGGCTACCTGGGCTGCTACGGGCAGCTGCGCGCCCTCGACCTGCGCAACAACTCGCTGGCGGCGCTGCCGGCCGGGCTGTTCCGCGGCGCCCGGCGCCTGGCGCACCTGGACCTCAGCTACAACAACTTCAGCCTGGTGCCCGCCGACATGTTCCGCGAGGCCAGCGCGCTGCTGCGCCTCGACCTCAGCCACAACCCGGGGCTGCGCCGCGTCCACCCGCAGGCCTTCCGCGGCCTGGCGCAGCTCCGCGAGCTGGACCTCAGCCACGGCGGGCTGGCCGCGCTCAGCCTCGACGCGCTGGAGGGGCTGCCCGGCCTCGTGGGGCTGCGCCTGGGCGGCAACCCCTGGCTCTGCGGCTGTGCCATGGAGCCCCTCCTCAAGTGGCTGCGGGGGCGCATCCAGCGCTGCTCCTCGG ATTCGCAGCAGGCCGAGTGCTGGGCTCCCCCCGAGGTGGCGGGCGCCCCGCTGCTGTCGCTGACGGAGGAGAGCTTCCAGGCCTGCCACCTCACGCTGACCCTCGACGACTATCTCTTCATCGCCTTCGTCGGCTTCGTCGTCTCCATCGCCTCGGTGGCCACCAACTTTCTGCTGGGCATCACGGCCAACTGCTGCCACCGCTGGAGCAAGGCCAGCGAGGACGAGGATGTTTAG